The Streptomyces cyanogenus DNA segment TCCCGGCTGCAGGTTCTGGAGTTCATCGACGGGCTGGGCGCGCGCATGCCCGCCAACGCGCCCTGTGTGGCGACGGAACTCACCGCCCAGGTGTTCCAGTACCACGCCATTCTGGGCCGGGGCGGATACGAAGCACTGGTGGCGCGGACCCACTGGTCCCAGGGGATGGCGGCCCAGGCCCTCGACCGCGTCGCGCACACGTGGGGACAGCCGGGATTCCTCCGTCATGCCAAGGCCCTCGCCGACCTGAACCTTCTCGCCTACGCGCTGATGGCCGGCGACCGACGCGCCGAGGCCCGGGCGGTGTTCGAGGCGATCGGTGGAGTCGTCACCGACTGGCCCTGGCAGATGGGCGGCGATCCAGTCGCCGAGTTCGAACAGGCGCAGCGCAGAGCCACGGTAGGTGTCTGAGCCGAAGGGGTGTGAAGCTCGTTCGCCCCTCGACGTTCCCTTGGGCGGCCCCTCGCGGGAACGCCGAGGCCCGTCGGTAGGCGCGGCTCGGCGGCTCTGGCCCCGTCCGCAGTCTGCCCACTGCTTCGGCAAGCGTCCGTCGGCCTCGGCGCAGACGCCGCGGACCTGTCCATGTTCCGACCCGGTCGACTCGACGCCGCGCTCACCGGGTTGGCCGACCGGGCCGCTCGCTGCGGCGACGTGTCCGTCCTGCTGCATCACCGCTACGCGACCACCCGGTCGCCCCCCGAGAGCGCCTCACCTCATGCCGTGACACCGGCTCACGACGCTCCCGGTGCTCGCCCCCCGACGCGCCGTGCCAGACCCCGGCACCGCGCTACGTATGCACTCCCTAACGTCGGCGGGGGGTCTGCTGGACCAGTACCTCGGTGGCGCGCTCGAGGAGGGCGCACAGGGCAGCATGCTGCTCGGGGGTGAAGGCGTCGCTGAGGGCGCGTTCCAGCACGATGACCTCCTGGTAGGCGCGATCCAGCACGGTGCGGCCCTGGTCGGTCAGGGACGTAAGGAGGACTTTGGCGTGGACTGGTGACGGCGTGCGGGCGATGAGTTCCTTCTTCTGCAGGCCGGTCAGGACCGTGGCCATGGTCTGCTGGGTGACGCCGCAGGCCCGCGCGAGCTGCGCGCCGGACATGTCCCCTTCTGCCGAGAGCGCGAGCAGCACCGTGTACTGCGTCATGGTGAGACCGTGGCCACGCAGGACGGCTTCGTGGTGACCCATCAGGGCCTGTTCGGCGCGCCGGATACGGCTGCACAGGTAGTCCTCGGCCGGGACCCCGCTCTCATGATTCGCCGTCGGATCGGCCATGACCCCCTCCATCATGAATCAGTTCTCTTGCTTGACTCAGCATACTGATACTCGTACGGTCGGCACGTCGCCTCGTATCAGCTTACTGATTCACCTGAGGGAGCAGAGACATGAAGGCTGTCGTCCTCGACACCGACGACCGGTTCCACCTCATCGACGCGGAACGGCCCGTCCCCGGCCCCGGCCAGGTCGCCATCGCCGTCCAGTACGCCGGGATCCAGTGGGGCGATGTGCTCGTGCGTCGCGGCCACTTCCCCGTGCCGCGGCCCTTCGTCGCCGGTTTCGAGGCTGCCGGACAGGTCGTCGGCGTCGGCCCGGGTGTCGACGGGGCCCTGCTGGGTCGGACGGTCACCGCGCTGACCAGTGGCGGTGCCTTCGCCGAGGTGCTGACCGCCTCGGCGGCACTCACCTTCGACGCCGAGGGGCTCGCACCGCGAACCGCCGCCGCAGTCGGATGGACGACCCCGACCGCGTACGACCTGATCCACACGGTCACCCGGGTGCGATCGGGCGATCGCGTCCTCGTCCACGCGGCGGCCGGCGGCGTCGGCACCATGGCCGCCCAGTTCGCTCGCGCCGCCGGGGCCGGCCGGGTCGTCGGTGTGGTCGGCGACGCCGAACGGGCTGTCTATGCCGCTCGGTTCGGCTATGACCGGCTGATCACCCGTGCGGAATTCGCCGACGCCTCGGACGGGCACGCCGGCGAGGAACCGTTTGACGTCATCCTCGACCCGGTCGGCGGCTCCACCCGCCTGGCCGGCCTGCAGCGGCTGGCCCCGCACGGCCGGCTGGCGATGTACGGCACCCTCGCCGGCTCTGCGCCCGTGGTGCTGGACACCGATGAGCTGCTCATGAGCGGCCGGTCCGTACTCTCCTACAACAGTGACCTGCTCTCCCGGACCCACCCAGAACGTCTCGCCGACAGCGCCCGGCACGCACTGCGGGCCATGACTCAGGGGGACGTCCGGCCGGACATCACCGCCGAGTACGAGATGGCCGACATCGAGGAGGCCCTGGAACGGCTCGCCGAGGGAAAGACGTACGGCAAGAGCATCCTGCGGGTCGCGCCCCACCTCGCGTAACGGGCGATGGCAAAGGCAGAGGCCGGTTCATGCACGGCCCGCGACGGCGTGGGCCGGTATGGCCAGTCGGCGTAGGTGCCGTGCTGACTCCCTCGCTGACCTGGGACTGACCGGGAGCGGCGGAGCGGGGGAGCGTGCGCGGGCCCCTCAGTGGCGGACCATGGCGCAGGTCAGCGTCTTCCCGTCGTACTTGACGGAGTACTTGTACCCGCTGAGGCCGCCGAGGTCGAACCTGCCCGACCGGTCCGTGGAGACGCTGCCCGAACTGGACCCCGAGTAGGTCACCTTCGTACCGGCGGCGAATCCCTCGCCCCACAGGTGGTACTTGCCGTTCGACTCGGTTTCGACGTGGCACGCCGCGCGGGCCACGGCCCCAGGCGCGGTGGTGCCCGACGCCTGTGCGGCAACCGCAGGACCCACCGCGAGCGCAGGGGCGACCAAAACCGTGAGGACTGTGAGACGACGGGTGCGGTTCATAGTTCAACCTCCCGGGCAACTGTCGACGCTATCGGTGAGACGTGACGACCTCATCACCCAAGCGGCGCTCGTGCAGGACGTCGAGGAAAAAGCCTCGCTCCGTCACGCCAGGCACATCCCACCTCGCATGGGTTATGGCATCCAGCCCGTCCTAGGGGCGGATCTCTCCTGAGGTGTTGTGCCTTTTTCATCGTATCGCCCGTCTTGTCACCCGACATCTCGTAGCACGAGACGGTGACTGCCATGGACCATCGCGTACTGATTCCAGGGTCGGGCGACAGCTCTTGCCGAGGCGGGCCAGCCTGCTTCGCCCGGCCACCGCACCTTCCCCACGGTGCTCCAGACCGCACAGGCCACTGCCGATTCGGCCGGTGACATCGACTGGCTGCTGTCGTTCGACTCCACCATCGTGCGGATCCATCGGCACGCCCCCGGCAACCCCGAGGACCGCCGAGCAGGCGGACCAGGTCCGCAACCGCTGCGAAGCGGCAGCCCCGGGGCCGGCCCCCGGCCTTCGACCGGCAGCTCTACGGCGGCGCTGATGTGGCCGTGACCTTCGACGACGACTCCCAGGGCGTCTCACCCGGGTGGGCCCGACTCGGAAGCGTCCGCCGTGGGGAGGCACTTCACATGGCTGTGATCTTCTTCGACGTCGGGGCGACTCTGGCGGATGCCCGTGTGGAACCCGACGGCTCTCTGACCCTGCGCCCCCGCCCGCGCGTCATGGCCGTGCTCGATGCCCTCCGCGACGTACGCACCGGCGTCATCTCCGACCCCGGACCGGGCGCCGATGCCGCGTCACTTGCCGCGACCGCGCTGCATGAGGCGTTCCCCGGCCGGTTCACGGACGGGGCACTGGTGCACTGGGGGGCGAAGGACGGCCGCGGGATCTTCGACCGCGCGGTCGCCGGCGCGGGGGAAGCCACGGCCGGCGACTGCGTCTTCGTGGGCGAGGACGCCCGGGAGCGCGCGTTCGCCCGCGAGGTGGGGATGCGTACGGGGGTCGACCCGGTGTTCGCGCGCGCCGCGACGGAGAACCGTCCCGTGCACCGGGCGTGGATCGAGCTGCCGGACGCCCGGGGCCTGCCCGAGCTGACCACAGCCGTGAACGACACGGAGGCCGTCGTCGTGCGGAGCGTCTCCGAACAGCTCGTGCTCGCGATGGTGACCACACGGGGCGCCGAAGCGCTCGAACGCGCCGGTTTCCCGGTGGACCTGCAGGAACTGGTCGACGGCGGACCGGCGGACGACGCCGAGCGCCGGGCGTCCGAGAAGTTCATCAGTGATCTGCTGGCGCGGGGCGAGGCGGTGTACGAGGGCGAGGAGCCGACGCCCCGTACCACGCACGTCGTCACACGCGAGGACGACGGACGGCTCACCGTCCGTCGCCTGCGCTTGCGCTGACCCGGCCGAGCACTCAGTCGAAGCACCGCCGGACCAGCGCGAGACCCTCACCGGTCGAGCTCGGGATGATCTCGTGGGTCTTCAGCCGGGAGGGGCTGTCGTCGACGAACGCCGTGGCGGTCCGGTGCTCCTGGGGCACGTGGACGCGGCCCCGCCGGAAGAGGTCCTCGAGGTACGACGTGGCGACCTGCTCGGGGTCGGCGGGCCGCACCGAGCCGCCTGCGGGGTCGGAGCTCGCGATGCCGAAGCGCCGTTCCTGCGAGGGGGCCGACAGGGTGAGGGGCTGAGTGATGCCGTAGCCCGCCCCGTGGACCGTGACGGCCGTCAGACCAGCCTCGTCACTGCCGCCCGGCGTCGCCTCCGCCATACCGGCGCCCCGGCGAGCGACCTCCGGCTCCGTGATGGCCGTGGCGGCCTCCAGGGAGAGGATGCCGTGGCGGACGAACGCCGAGCGCAGGGACGGGCCGTACTTGCCGCCGTTGCGACGCTGGTCCGCGGCGATCATGTGGCCCGCGACCTGCGCGTAGTACGCGGACACCACGGGTGCGGCCACGACGGCGTCCACCAGCAGCTGCCCCGCGATCTCGGCCGCCCTGGCCAGGCCGGCCTGGTCCTGCAGGTCCTGCTGGCGGAAGATCCCCGCCACGATCTTCAGGAACGCGCCGCTGAACACCCGGGAGAACGAGTGCGGTTCGCTGGACAGCGTGTTCGCGGGCCCGCTGGGCGGCAGGTGGACCGGGTCGCGGTAGAAGAAGCTGTTCGACATGTTGCGCAGGCAGTCCGGGTCGACCGCGTTCGGGTGACCCTGCCGGATCGCGGCGCCCAGTTGCTCGGCCATCCTCGACACCCGCGAGGACAGCTCCAGGTCGCTCTGTGTCTCGGCCAGTACCGCGATCCGCAGCGGTTCCAGCCGGAGCGAGCTCAGCAGCGCGCTGATGTCGCCGAAGCCTTCGTGCAGGCCGGCCGTCTCCGCGCTCGCGGCGTTGAACAGCTGGGGGCGCAGGGCGTCGAGGACCGCGTGCCCCGTCTCGTGCGCGACGACCTCGGGACTCTCGCAGGCGGCGACGGTGACGCCTGCCACCGTGCTGCGGAAGAACCACAGGCCCTTGCGGTCGTAGTAGGCGTTCAGGTCGATTCCCGCGTTGAGGTGTGCGGTGAGGGCGCGGCCGACCGTCTGGTGCCACTGGGTTCCGGTGGGGACCAGCGGACCCCAGGTCTGGGCGGCCCTGCTGAGGGCGTCGGCGGCCACCCAGTAGCGGAACGCCTCGGTGCCCGGCCCGGCACCGTCCGGCTGCGGCGCGGGGTCCGCGATGGCCGTCGGGAAGGGCTGCGTGTCGAGCTGTGGAACGGGATGCGGTACGGGCATGTTGACCCGGGGAGGGAATCCGGGGTCCTCCTCGTACACCAGAACCGTCGGGGTCGTCGCTGTCTGTTGCTGCACCGTCATGGTGGCTCCCTGAGCGGGGAGGTTGCAGATGATGGAAGTCGACGGGGAAACCTGTGCCAAGAGCCCGTCGTGTTCAGTACGAGGCCGTGGCAGCCCGGCGTCAATTCGAACAAGGCGGCCGGGTCCCTCGGGTCGGTGGGCCGTGGCGGCTGGACAGGCGGCTGTCCACGGCCGATGGCCGCTGCGCCCAGCACGGGACCGGGCGAACGGCCTGACGGCCGGACGGGTGACGCTGCGAGCATGAGCCGCGTACGGGCACCAGATGATCGATCACCCGGACGCCCCGCCATCACGCCTCAGCTGCCTGGCTCCCCGGTGGGACGCCCGCCGGTCTGCGTCGGTCCGTCGCGACCAGTACGAGCCGTCCGTGTGCCCCTGCGCTTCAGCCCGGGGCGACCCGGTGGATCGCCAGCGCGCCCGAGCGGTCCATCCTCCCGTCGGAGGGCGCGCACACCAGACGCCCGACTGCGGGCGGACGACGGGGGCAGCGGGTGCTCGCCGCGCAGCTCGGCCTCGACGAAGAGGCGCCATCCGAGGAAGGTGATCCGGTCCAGAGTCGGGGCGCCCTTCGAATGGCACGAGACCACGAACAGCGCCTCGTAGGTGACCTGGCCGCGTTCCAGGGGGACCTCCAGGGTCTCGTAGGTCGATCCCCAGACGCGGGCGGTCCCGTCGCGGGTCTCGTCCACCACCTCGGTGACGCGCACACCGCAGTAGAAGTGCATGCCGTGAAACCGTGCCTCAAGCAGCATGTCGCGGCCGAGCAGTGGTGCCGCCGGGGCGTAGAGCACTCGCACGGTCTCCGGCACGTGCCCCCCGGCGTCCGGAACATCCGTCCGGCCGATGCGGTCGCCGCCCGGCTGGCGCGCGCCGTCGAGCGCCGTAGCACCGCTGTCCACGTCCCGGCCGTGGCTGCGTCTCGTGCAGCCCGTGCGCTGGGCGGGGGCCGCCCGTGGTGCTACGGCTGGCTCGCCACGATCTGCCCCGCTGGGACACAGGCCGGCCGCTGCGTGCCACGGGCAGGCTCGGCGCCGGCGGACGGCCGACCGCGCCGCGGCCGCACCGGACGACGGCCGACCGGGTTGATCCACCGCCTGCACCGCGAGCGGACCCGGAAGCCCTCCGCGCCGTCGCGGGAGCCCGGGGCGGGACGGCTCCGAGAAGGGCGACCACGTCACCTGGCGCAGTCACGAAGCCAGGCCGAGGGCGAGGTGGAAAGACCAGCGCAAAGACGTTGGCGAGGCGTTCCGTTGACCAACCGCACGACCGTCAGCTGCCCGTTCCGGCGTGCCGGACGGTCGCGACACGCACGGCGATGCCCAGCTCGCGCACATGGGTCGCGTCGACGCGGGAAACCGGTGATCACTCGACGATGTGAGAGGAGATTGTCGTGCACAAGGGCAAGTGGATAACAGGTAGTGCACGTAAGGAGCTGGCCGAAGCCTTCGTCAAGGAGTATCGCGAGGGTCGGTCGATCCGCGCCATAGCCGAGGCCCATGGTCGGTCGTACGGCTTCGTGCACCGCGTGCTCACCGAAGCCCGCGTGCCCCTCAGGCCACGGGGAGGTGATCCCCGCACCGGTACCACCGGCCAGAGCTCCGGGGCGTCTGCTGACGGCAGGGCACCGCGGCAGCCCGCCCTCGGTCAATAGACAAGGTGGGCCGCCGGTTTACGGGTGACCGAACCGTGGGGCCCGTAACACGAGCGGTACCGATCGTGTGATCGCCCACCACCACAGGCTGAACAGGCAACAAGCGGAAGGCCCCGATCCCGCGCCGCCCGTGGAGTCGGGGCCATCGTTCCGTCCTGAAGAAGGCCGTTCCCGACTTCGCCGGCATGGGTCTGCAGTCAGCCCCGGACACCGTGCCCGCATGCAGATCCTCGACCGCGACCGGAAGGTCTGCTGCCGGCGCCGGCCGCCCGAGTGGGCGCGCGGGAGGAACACCGTGCACCACCAGGCGAGGCCGACTCACCTCACGTCTGCCTCCACAACCCTGAACTGCCCCCCACACCATGCCCGGTACCCCATCGCCCACGCCGTGTCGCCGGTGCGCGTGCTCCGCCGTCACGCTCCGAAGGAGTGCCCGAGATGGTCGGCGATCGTGGTGACGTGGGGCGGGTCGATGAGGGAGAGGTGGTCGCCGTCGACGGGCACCACTTCGAGGCTCGGACACAACAGCGCCCAGCCGAGGTCGGCTTCCGTCCTCAGATAGCGCGGGTCGAGCGCGGTGATGAGGTGGTTGGCCTGCCGTGCACGGTAGAGCACCACGCGGCCGTGGTAGGGGCGGGGCCGGTAGCGCTCGCCGACCAGGGCGTCGATGTAGGACGTCCGCTGGTGCTCCATGATCCCCGGGCTCATGTCCAGGCCGGACTCGGCGACCAGGCGCATCACGACGTCGATCTGCTCCTCCGCGGGGGTGACCGCCAACTCCTCGTAGGGGAGTTCCACGCGGTGGCCGTAGGTCTTCGAGATGTACTCGGCGAAGCGGCCGAAGCGTTCGAGCAGCACCTGGGACGAGTCCACGTCCGGCAGGGGCGTCGGCAGGAGGGTGTCGATGAGACCGAGGAAGTCGATGGTGTCCCCGGCGTCCGTCAGCTGCTGTGCCGTCTCGTAGGCGAGGAAACCACCGAAGGACCAGCCCAGGAGCCGATAGGGGCCCTGCGGCTGGAGTTTCTTGATCAGAGTGATGTAGTGGGCGGCCTTCTCCTCCATGGTGCCGAGGGCGTCCAGCCGTTCCATCCCGTACACGGCTTGGTCCGAGGGCAGGAGTTGGGTCAGCGGCTGGTAGACGGACGTGGGGCCGCCGCCCGGGTGGAAGGTGAACAGCGGAAGCGTGGGGGAGCCTGCTCGGTGCGGACGCAGGACGTTCACCACCTGCTCGCCGGCCGGGTTGACGGCCGGGCGGATCAGTTCCGCGATGGCGGCGACGGTGCGTTGTTCGAGTACGGCGGAGGCGGTGAGGTCCAGCCGGACGCCGCCCAGACGGTGGCGGACGGTGCCGACGAGCTCTTCGGCCGCGCGCTGGTCGCCGCCGGCCGCGACGAAGTCGGCGCGGACGTCGGTGGGGGGCTGCCGCAGGACCTCCGCCCAGGCGCCAGCCACCAGGCGCTCGGCGGCATCGCGCGGCTGGATGGTGGACGGGAGCGTGCCGGAGGGTGTGCCGGGTGGCGTGGTCCGGCCGGCCGCGTCGGCCTCGGCTGTGTCGGCTTCGGCTTCGGCTTCGGCTTCGGTTGTCTCGGCTGCGTCGAGCCGTCCCTGCGGTGCGGCAGTGTCGGCCGCCTCCCGTCGGAGTCCGAGTGCTCGCAGGACGGCGTCGCCGACGTCGCGGAGCGTGGCGCCGCGCAGCATGAGGTCCGGGGGCAGGTCGACGGCGAAGTCCTGCTGGACGGCATTGCGGATGCGCACCGCCATCAGCGAGTCCAGGCCGAGCCGCGGCAACGGCACGGCTTCGTCGAGGCTCGATGCGCCGAAGCCCATGATGGCGGCGGCACGGCCGGCCAGGCGCTGGAGCACCTTGTCCGCCGCTGCGGCACCGAGCGAGTCGATGCCGGCCGGGCCCCTCCAGTCGTCCGGGGACAGGTCGGCGGTTCGGAGGCTGTGCGAGAAGAAGGGAATGCCCGAAAAGCCGGGGAAGGCCTCCAAAAGGCGCGGGGCATCCAGATGGACGACGCCGGTGTGCGTGCGGTTGTGGGCGACGAGTGTCTGCAGGGCGTCCAGTCCCTCCTCCACGGTGAGGAAGTCCAGGGCCAGCCCACGATGGTCGGCGACGGCGCCGGCGTCACGCCAGGGCCCCCAGGCGATGGACGTGGCGGGCTGGCCCTCCGCCCTGCGGCGCTGCGCCATCGCGTCCAGCCAGGCGTTGGCGGACGCGTGTGCGGTCTGCCCGGGCGAGCCGAGCAGGGCCGCCGCCGAACTGTAGAACACCCACCAGTCGATGTCGTGGTCGGTCAGGGCGGCCTCGAGGTTGAGGGCACCGACGACCTTGGGCCGCAGCACGGTGTCGAGATCGGTGGTCTCCAGGTCGGTGATCATGCGGTCGTGAAGCACGCCCGCGCAGTGGGCGACTCCACGCAAGATGTGTCCCTCGCTGACCGCAGCCAGCACCAGGCGCTCGGCGACGCCGGGGTCGGCGATGTCTCCTTGCACCACGGCGACGGAGGTTCCGCGGGCGACGAGCCGGGTGATGACCGCCTCGGTTTCAGGGGCGGGGGGCCGCCTGCCGTTGAGCACGAGGCGGCCGGCCCCCTGCTCGGCGAGACGGCGAGCCGTTTCGAGGCCGAGACCGCCGAGGCCACCGGTGACGACGTAGGCGCCGTTGCGGCGGACGAACGGTGCCTCGTACTGCTGCCCGGACAGGTCGGCGGAGGTGAGACGGGCGACGAGACGGGTTCCGGCCCTCCAGACGACCTCGTCCTCGGTGCTGTCGCCGAGCAGTTCCTGCACGAGGTTGTCGACGGCTTCCGGGTGGGCGTCGATGTCGAGCAGGCAGGCCCGCAGAGCGGGCTCCTCGATGGCGAGGGTGCGCACCAGGCCACGCAGGCAGGCCAGGTCCGGCCGGCCGGGTTCGCCGGGCGCCGCGCAGCGGGAACGCTCGGTCACCAGCCACAGCCGGGGCGGCTGCACTCCACTGGGGCGGGAGGCGAGGCGACGCGCGACCTGTGCGGCGGTGTGCAGAGCCGTCAGGTCGTGCGTTCCGGCCGGGCGGGTGAGCAGCAGCACGACCGCCCTCGGCTCCTCCGGCGCGGTCCTTTGCAGCCAGTCGCCGAGCGGCTGCCCGGCGTCGGGCCCCACGACGGCCTCGGTGGTGGCGGACACGTTCCGCGCCTCCAGCGCCGCGCCGAGGGCGGTGGCCAGGGTGCCGTCCGTGCCGGCTGCCGGCTCGTCGACGAGGAGCAGGGCGCTGCCGAGCCGGCCGGGAAGCGGAACGGGCGACTTCTGCCACTCGATCTCGTAGGTGAGTGCTTCCAGGGGTTTGGGGACGTCGTAGCGCGAGGCCGGACCGAACTGCAGGCCTGTCGCAGTGATCCTCGACGGTTCAGTGCCGGCCACGACTGTCCAGCCCGGTCCCTGATCACCGCTTTCGGGAAAGGCTTGCACCGTGTAGGACGTGCCGACGTCGGTGAGGTTTTCGAGCCGCAGACTCCGCACGAGGGCGGGGACGTTCTCGGTGCGGGAGTCGTCGGAGGTGGCGTCGCTCGCCGAGGTGACCGCGCCGCTCTCGGCGGGCGCGTACAGCAGGGCGGTGAGGAGTTCCTCGTACGAGCGCGGGCGTGATTCCTCCGGTGTGGCGGGGCTCCAGTGCGTCACGACGGCGGGTGGGGTGTCGGGCGTCGCGTCCTTGAACGGCCCGAGGTCGGTGTGCATCCGTGCCGATGCGTAGCAGTGCCAGGTGCCGTCCGCGGACCGGGCGTTGACCGCCACGGCCGCGTGGGAATCCATGGGCTCCCAGGTGAGGGTGACGGGCGTACTGCTGGCGAGCGGCAGCCACCGGTGAACGGCGAGCTCCTCGATGTGCAGGCCGTCGGTGCAGTCCCGCCCGTGGATGTCCTGCGCCGCCGTGATCATGAGTGCGGCGGCTGCGGGCAGGTCCAGGACGAGCCGGCCGTGGAGCTGGCGTCCGGCGGCCCGTGCGTGGCCGGTGCCCAGGTCCGTCTGCCACAGGACGGCGCCCGAGCGGGGATCGTCGATACGACGGCCCAGCGCGGTGCGCGACGCACCACCACCGGTCGCCGGGCCGCGGTGGCCGAACCAGTGGCGCTCGTGGCGCCAGACGGGGCTGGGCAGCGGGATCCGCCTGCCCCGGGGCCACAGGCGGTTCTCCTCCACCGGTGCCCCGGCGAGGTGCAGCCGGGTCAGTGCCGTGCGCAGGTCGACCGCTTCGTCACCCTGCTTGCGCAGTGTGGGGATGGCGAGGGCCGCGGAGGCGTTCACCACCGTCTGCAGGGTTTCGCCCAGGGGGATGTGGGCGATCGGGTGGGGCGAGACCTCCAGGAAGATCGCGTGGCCGTCGGCCGCCGCGGCGGCGACCGCCTGGTGCAGGCGTACGGGACGGCGCAGATTGGCGCACCAGTACGCGGCGTCCGCGGTCACGCCGGCTCGGGGGTCGTCGAGCACGGTGCTGTACCAGGCGATGCCGGCCGGACGCGGCCCCAGCCCGTCCAGGCTCTGCCGAACCCGGGGCAGGAGGCGGTCGACCGCCGGGGAATGCGCCGCTGCCCCGATGTCCAGGAGCCGCGCGAAACGGCCGTCGGCGGAGAGTGTGTCGACCAGCTGCCGCACGGTGTGTGCGGGTCCGGCGACCGTGCACCGGCGCGGGGAGGAGTCCACGGCGATCTCCACGCCGGGGAAGCGCGACAGAACCTCCGCGCGGTCCTCGTCGGCCAGCTCCACGGCGGCCATCGCGCCGGTGGCTTCGGTGTCCAGGGTGGCCAGTGCCGCCGACCGGCTGAGGACGACGTGCAGGCCGTCGGCGGGGTCGAGGGCTCCGGCGATGACGGCGGCGCTGACTTCTCCCATCGAGTGGCCGATGACGGCGGCCGGGTGCACACCGTAGGCCTGCAGGGTGCGGGCCAGGGCGATGTGCATGCCGAACAGCGCGGGCTGGAGGTACTCGAAGCCGCTTCCTGGGTCGAGCCGGCTGAACATGTCCCGCAGCGGGACGCCGGCCTGTTCCCGGTAGGCGCCATCCAGTTCGTCCACTGCGGCGGCGAAGAAGGGGTCGTCCTGGAGCAGGCGCAGCCCCATGCCCTGCCACTGCGAGCCGTGGCCGGAGAAGACGAAGACGGGCCGGTGGGAGCCCGAGGAGCGGCCGGCGTGGTTGTCGGTGCAGGGCGGCAGGAGGCCGGGGACCTCCTCGTCCCTGGCCAGGGCGGCAAGCCGGTCGGCCGCCTCCTGGTGGGTGCGTGCGACGACGGCGGCACACGCCGGGCCCCTGCGGTGCCGGGCCAGGGTGTGCGTGAGGTCTTTCAGCGGCGGCGGGTCGTCGACCGCCAACCGGCGGGCCAGGGCGGTCGCGACGTCGCCGATGCGCTGCGGGGAGCGGGCGGAGACGACGAGTGCGTGCGGGCCTTCCGCTCGGGTGTCGCCGCTTGCGGGCAGGTCGTCGGCGGGTGGGCTCGCGGGTGCGTCTTCGAGGACGACGTGCGCATTGGTGCCACCGAAGCCGAACGCCGAGACGCCGGCCCGTGGCGGGCGGCCTCGCCGGGGCCAGTCAGTGGGCTCCGTGACGACGCACAGGCCCAGCGCGCGGAAGTCGATGTGCGGGTTGGGCGTGTGGAAGTGCAGGCTGTGCGGGATGCGCCGATGGTGCAGTGCCAGTACCGTCTTGATCAGTCCGACGATGCCCGCGGCGCCTTCCAGGTGACCCAGGTTGCTCTTCACGGAACCGATCAGCAGGGGCTGGTCGGCCGGTCTGCCCTGACCCAGGACGGCCCCCAGGGAGGCTGCCTCCATGGGGTCTCCCAGCAGTGTCCCGGTGCCGTGTGCCTCGACGTAGTCGATGTCGGTCGCGTCGAGCTGCGCGTTGCCGAGCGCACTGCGCAACAGCCGTTCCTGGGCGGCGGGGTTGGGAGCCATCAGACCTGCCGAGCGGCCGTCGGAGTTGACGGCTGTGCCTTTGATGACGGCCAGGATCCGGTCGCCGTCGCGCTGGGCGTCGGCCAGTCGTTTCAGTACCACGACGCCACAGCCCTCGCCCCGGGCGATGCCGTTCGCCAACGCGTCGAACGGCTTGCAGCGTCCGTCCGCGGAGAGCGCCCCCATCTGCCCCATCGACGCCGTGACCACCGGTGAGAGCAGCACGTTGACGCCCGCCGCCAGCGCGGTGTCGCACTCGCCGCTGCCCAGGCTCCGGCAGGCCTGGTGCACCGCCACCAACGACGAGGAGCAGGCCGTGTCGATGGTCA contains these protein-coding regions:
- a CDS encoding type I polyketide synthase, which encodes MEPERESAPGGADEVRATLRTLIAEACGIAAEELDDGRPLMEYGLGSRAAVGLTGRLERALGRPLSATLLWEQPTVERLVRHLSGTPQRASEARPERREHAAPHGAQETPASTTGADGDAHVTAASTTGADRDGPVPGVCPIAVIGIGCRLPGGVNGPEGFFKRLLSGSDLVGHVPGRRRRYFATATGAPAEQAIRHGAFLDDVEAFDAGHFGITPREADVMDPQQRLLLEVASEALDHAGRPAYSLEGSDTGVFVGISAVEYGQLTTADPARLTPWTSTGAAGSIIANRLSYVFDLHGPSLTIDTACSSSLVAVHQACRSLGSGECDTALAAGVNVLLSPVVTASMGQMGALSADGRCKPFDALANGIARGEGCGVVVLKRLADAQRDGDRILAVIKGTAVNSDGRSAGLMAPNPAAQERLLRSALGNAQLDATDIDYVEAHGTGTLLGDPMEAASLGAVLGQGRPADQPLLIGSVKSNLGHLEGAAGIVGLIKTVLALHHRRIPHSLHFHTPNPHIDFRALGLCVVTEPTDWPRRGRPPRAGVSAFGFGGTNAHVVLEDAPASPPADDLPASGDTRAEGPHALVVSARSPQRIGDVATALARRLAVDDPPPLKDLTHTLARHRRGPACAAVVARTHQEAADRLAALARDEEVPGLLPPCTDNHAGRSSGSHRPVFVFSGHGSQWQGMGLRLLQDDPFFAAAVDELDGAYREQAGVPLRDMFSRLDPGSGFEYLQPALFGMHIALARTLQAYGVHPAAVIGHSMGEVSAAVIAGALDPADGLHVVLSRSAALATLDTEATGAMAAVELADEDRAEVLSRFPGVEIAVDSSPRRCTVAGPAHTVRQLVDTLSADGRFARLLDIGAAAHSPAVDRLLPRVRQSLDGLGPRPAGIAWYSTVLDDPRAGVTADAAYWCANLRRPVRLHQAVAAAAADGHAIFLEVSPHPIAHIPLGETLQTVVNASAALAIPTLRKQGDEAVDLRTALTRLHLAGAPVEENRLWPRGRRIPLPSPVWRHERHWFGHRGPATGGGASRTALGRRIDDPRSGAVLWQTDLGTGHARAAGRQLHGRLVLDLPAAAALMITAAQDIHGRDCTDGLHIEELAVHRWLPLASSTPVTLTWEPMDSHAAVAVNARSADGTWHCYASARMHTDLGPFKDATPDTPPAVVTHWSPATPEESRPRSYEELLTALLYAPAESGAVTSASDATSDDSRTENVPALVRSLRLENLTDVGTSYTVQAFPESGDQGPGWTVVAGTEPSRITATGLQFGPASRYDVPKPLEALTYEIEWQKSPVPLPGRLGSALLLVDEPAAGTDGTLATALGAALEARNVSATTEAVVGPDAGQPLGDWLQRTAPEEPRAVVLLLTRPAGTHDLTALHTAAQVARRLASRPSGVQPPRLWLVTERSRCAAPGEPGRPDLACLRGLVRTLAIEEPALRACLLDIDAHPEAVDNLVQELLGDSTEDEVVWRAGTRLVARLTSADLSGQQYEAPFVRRNGAYVVTGGLGGLGLETARRLAEQGAGRLVLNGRRPPAPETEAVITRLVARGTSVAVVQGDIADPGVAERLVLAAVSEGHILRGVAHCAGVLHDRMITDLETTDLDTVLRPKVVGALNLEAALTDHDIDWWVFYSSAAALLGSPGQTAHASANAWLDAMAQRRRAEGQPATSIAWGPWRDAGAVADHRGLALDFLTVEEGLDALQTLVAHNRTHTGVVHLDAPRLLEAFPGFSGIPFFSHSLRTADLSPDDWRGPAGIDSLGAAAADKVLQRLAGRAAAIMGFGASSLDEAVPLPRLGLDSLMAVRIRNAVQQDFAVDLPPDLMLRGATLRDVGDAVLRALGLRREAADTAAPQGRLDAAETTEAEAEAEADTAEADAAGRTTPPGTPSGTLPSTIQPRDAAERLVAGAWAEVLRQPPTDVRADFVAAGGDQRAAEELVGTVRHRLGGVRLDLTASAVLEQRTVAAIAELIRPAVNPAGEQVVNVLRPHRAGSPTLPLFTFHPGGGPTSVYQPLTQLLPSDQAVYGMERLDALGTMEEKAAHYITLIKKLQPQGPYRLLGWSFGGFLAYETAQQLTDAGDTIDFLGLIDTLLPTPLPDVDSSQVLLERFGRFAEYISKTYGHRVELPYEELAVTPAEEQIDVVMRLVAESGLDMSPGIMEHQRTSYIDALVGERYRPRPYHGRVVLYRARQANHLITALDPRYLRTEADLGWALLCPSLEVVPVDGDHLSLIDPPHVTTIADHLGHSFGA